A portion of the Acidisarcina polymorpha genome contains these proteins:
- a CDS encoding transposase domain-containing protein: MALGPKTFLFCGSDADGQRSAAIYSLLGTAKLNGLDPELYLRHILEKTADFPINRIQQLLLWNFYKTQMDLA; the protein is encoded by the coding sequence GTGGCTCTGGGACCAAAAACCTTTTTATTCTGCGGTTCGGACGCCGACGGCCAAAGGTCGGCTGCGATCTATTCGCTGCTCGGTACAGCCAAGCTCAATGGCCTCGATCCGGAACTCTACCTCCGGCACATCCTGGAAAAGACCGCTGATTTCCCGATCAACCGCATACAGCAACTGTTGTTATGGAACTTCTACAAGACTCAGATGGATCTCGCTTGA
- a CDS encoding alpha/beta fold hydrolase, with translation MKSNTEMALYVEQKGDKGKPCLLFLHYWGGTHRTWNKVIGELGDSFHTVAFDFPGWGKSDGASSDYSITSLADGTTELIKHLGLSSFILVGHSMGGKVAQLLASRHLEGLEGVILVAPATPSPSQMPDEAKEQQIHAYDNRDTALQTIEFLTARMPDSKTIEQLIEDSLSGVPKAKLAWPTIGMSEDISAEVPKIAVPTLVLAGELDRLDSVEQHRHEIIARIPGSTLEIIAESGHLLPIDQPVRVAKAITDFVETHAGRSID, from the coding sequence ATGAAGTCAAACACTGAAATGGCGCTGTACGTTGAACAGAAGGGAGACAAGGGAAAGCCGTGTCTCCTTTTCCTGCACTACTGGGGCGGAACACATCGGACATGGAACAAGGTGATTGGTGAGCTAGGAGACTCTTTCCACACGGTTGCGTTTGACTTTCCGGGGTGGGGAAAATCAGATGGCGCGTCGAGTGACTATTCGATCACTTCCTTGGCCGATGGCACAACGGAGTTGATCAAGCATCTCGGGCTTTCCAGCTTCATCCTTGTTGGCCACTCAATGGGCGGAAAAGTCGCACAGCTGTTGGCTTCCCGCCATCTGGAAGGGCTCGAAGGCGTGATTCTCGTCGCGCCTGCAACGCCGTCTCCCTCACAGATGCCCGACGAAGCTAAAGAGCAACAGATTCACGCATACGACAACCGTGATACAGCCCTTCAGACCATCGAGTTTCTGACTGCACGGATGCCCGATTCCAAAACCATCGAGCAACTTATCGAAGACAGCTTGAGTGGAGTTCCCAAAGCAAAGCTGGCATGGCCAACCATCGGCATGTCGGAGGACATTTCAGCAGAAGTTCCCAAGATCGCCGTACCTACGCTGGTGCTTGCGGGAGAGCTGGATCGACTTGATTCTGTAGAACAGCATCGCCACGAGATTATCGCAAGAATTCCGGGGTCAACACTTGAGATCATTGCGGAGAGTGGGCATCTCTTACCGATTGATCAACCAGTGCGAGTCGCGAAGGCGATCACAGATTTCGTCGAGACGCACGCAGGACGCTCTATCGACTGA
- a CDS encoding cellulase family glycosylhydrolase — MKETSSLVLAAVTLSATLVALLGCSPVGGATTAASSIQASGFISVSGKVISRDGKPWIPHAFQQVAFVSPPGYTSADGAKQIFLTAAQSYTSAEYAQMVQQGADSVRIQFAQMGIDPKGIYPSQTFTNNVIAAAKAARAAGLTVILSDQDEAQTGETNESGLPAGGAQGAWTNLLTTAPWIGQDTGILLEIYNEPFVGVTREGPPPAADWTQWQTAMNALIATIRGTGAKNVLIADGLEHAEELTGALPLTDTVSPVIYASHPYAHNYQDQNAAGTDANGNVVAGTGWNVMFGNFAATNPVMVTEWGNGYYCDNITGTADVAFLQYLQGRGVGLVATTWDWAGPNFGSIRVNFPNSTVTSFPAAGTPICHIDAQTGEAVIDDGVGPGQLVQTWFTTGTPSAVLE, encoded by the coding sequence ATGAAGGAAACGTCGAGTCTTGTGTTGGCAGCGGTGACTCTCTCTGCCACTCTGGTTGCGCTGTTGGGTTGCAGTCCCGTTGGAGGCGCCACGACGGCTGCATCCAGCATACAGGCATCCGGCTTCATTTCGGTTTCTGGCAAGGTGATCTCCCGCGATGGAAAGCCGTGGATCCCGCATGCCTTTCAGCAGGTGGCGTTTGTGTCGCCGCCGGGGTATACCAGTGCGGACGGAGCGAAGCAGATCTTTCTGACTGCTGCGCAAAGCTACACCTCGGCGGAGTACGCGCAGATGGTGCAGCAGGGTGCGGACTCTGTACGGATACAGTTTGCACAAATGGGGATTGATCCCAAGGGTATTTATCCATCACAGACGTTCACGAACAATGTCATAGCCGCAGCGAAAGCTGCGCGTGCCGCGGGCTTGACCGTTATCCTTTCCGATCAGGACGAGGCGCAAACCGGCGAAACGAATGAGTCGGGACTTCCGGCTGGGGGGGCACAGGGTGCATGGACGAACTTGCTGACGACGGCTCCTTGGATCGGGCAGGACACCGGGATTTTGCTTGAGATTTACAACGAACCTTTTGTGGGTGTTACTCGCGAAGGCCCACCGCCTGCCGCCGATTGGACGCAGTGGCAAACCGCGATGAACGCACTCATTGCCACGATCCGGGGCACGGGAGCAAAGAACGTGCTCATCGCCGATGGTCTGGAGCATGCCGAAGAGCTTACCGGTGCGCTTCCGCTCACTGACACAGTAAGCCCGGTGATCTACGCCTCTCACCCATACGCGCACAACTACCAGGATCAGAACGCCGCCGGAACAGACGCGAACGGGAACGTCGTTGCTGGAACCGGGTGGAACGTGATGTTCGGAAACTTTGCAGCAACCAACCCCGTGATGGTCACGGAGTGGGGAAATGGCTACTACTGCGACAACATCACAGGGACCGCCGATGTGGCCTTCCTGCAATACCTGCAGGGGCGAGGTGTGGGACTCGTCGCGACGACATGGGACTGGGCTGGACCGAACTTCGGCAGCATCCGCGTGAACTTTCCAAACAGCACGGTAACGTCTTTTCCGGCTGCGGGCACTCCCATTTGCCATATCGATGCGCAGACTGGAGAAGCCGTTATCGACGATGGTGTTGGACCGGGTCAACTCGTTCAAACCTGGTTCACGACGGGGACACCTTCTGCCGTGCTCGAATAG
- a CDS encoding cupin domain-containing protein — protein sequence MVVSSRSSNYTCCVFVETTPPKGGPPPHKHLKEEEICTVLEGEYEFYKDGAWIPMTVGRSILSTRNTYRAFRNVGETAGRMMLTTNGGGIDDYSRAISGLKLPEDLNRMTEISDHYGYFTSPRPRRRTPEHRRNLRADSETSMVTEPAAFEALTKPPSQEAPSHTVIVPASVGLPRRFSIDSFISLAGGRSLEVTNHRERTTPRGLMSRGACISMLHPRLLVYGTTIRARQKVSPS from the coding sequence ATCGTCGTTTCAAGCCGGTCTTCAAACTACACCTGTTGCGTCTTCGTAGAGACGACGCCACCAAAAGGTGGACCGCCGCCACATAAGCACCTCAAAGAGGAAGAGATCTGTACGGTTCTTGAAGGGGAATACGAGTTCTACAAAGATGGCGCTTGGATTCCGATGACGGTCGGTCGATCTATCCTTTCCACGCGGAACACCTACCGTGCCTTCCGAAATGTAGGCGAAACGGCTGGCCGAATGATGCTTACAACGAATGGCGGCGGAATCGACGACTATTCTCGCGCGATCTCCGGCCTAAAGCTTCCAGAAGACCTTAATCGCATGACCGAAATCAGCGATCATTATGGCTACTTTACTTCCCCCCGCCCAAGGCGGAGAACTCCTGAGCACCGCCGTAATCTGCGTGCAGACAGTGAGACATCGATGGTGACAGAGCCTGCTGCTTTTGAAGCTTTAACGAAACCACCCTCACAAGAAGCACCGAGCCACACCGTCATCGTTCCTGCTAGTGTTGGATTGCCTCGGCGATTCAGCATCGACTCATTTATCTCGCTAGCGGGAGGGAGATCACTGGAAGTTACGAATCACCGCGAAAGAACCACTCCACGTGGCTTGATGAGCAGAGGCGCGTGTATATCGATGCTCCACCCGCGCCTGCTCGTCTACGGAACAACTATTCGAGCACGGCAGAAGGTGTCCCCGTCGTGA
- a CDS encoding glycoside hydrolase family 5 protein: MKRLQARYKVLSRFKHALLFSTISLVAWTSACGQASISVSGGRLQRDGRPWTPHGVVQIAFVAPPAAQQGVFTEAYQHYSPSDYTAMRSYGIDSVRIQISQPGLDPQNPLFTPAFRSQVIDAVHAARAAGLIVMLSVQDEEQSGEKKDRVASLPNDATRRVWASIAPVFARDHGVIYELLNEPNLPPNPENWRKWAHEMNATLKVVRDAGASNVAVADGLLFAERLGGAPALHDPDGQVVYASHPYAHRAQDQTAPSWEKKFGDFARTHAVVVTEWTTVPKYYCDLGTPKYAEEFLRYLNGRGIGLMAYGWDFTGPKFGSTFHGFPPQISAFEGLTCGEPGFGPGRAVERFFQGRLQP; encoded by the coding sequence ATGAAGCGCTTGCAAGCACGGTATAAAGTGTTGTCTCGGTTCAAACACGCTTTACTTTTCTCCACCATCTCTCTTGTCGCGTGGACCTCGGCCTGCGGACAGGCCTCCATTTCTGTGTCAGGCGGCAGGCTTCAAAGAGACGGTCGTCCGTGGACTCCTCACGGGGTTGTACAGATTGCCTTTGTCGCACCTCCCGCTGCACAACAGGGCGTATTCACCGAAGCGTACCAACACTACTCGCCTTCGGATTACACCGCCATGCGCTCATACGGGATCGACTCAGTGCGTATTCAGATTTCACAACCGGGACTCGACCCTCAGAATCCCTTGTTCACCCCTGCCTTTCGTTCGCAGGTCATCGACGCCGTACACGCGGCTCGAGCGGCTGGGCTCATCGTGATGCTCAGCGTCCAGGATGAAGAGCAGAGTGGCGAGAAAAAAGACAGAGTCGCGTCGCTGCCGAACGACGCCACCCGTCGTGTATGGGCTTCTATTGCCCCTGTGTTCGCGAGAGATCACGGTGTCATCTATGAACTCCTCAATGAACCGAATCTGCCCCCAAACCCCGAAAACTGGCGCAAGTGGGCTCACGAGATGAACGCTACGCTCAAGGTCGTTCGCGATGCCGGAGCTTCCAATGTCGCGGTAGCCGACGGTCTGCTCTTCGCTGAGAGGTTAGGAGGTGCACCAGCGCTGCATGATCCTGACGGACAGGTAGTCTACGCATCACACCCATATGCCCATCGTGCTCAAGATCAGACGGCGCCTTCATGGGAGAAGAAGTTCGGGGACTTTGCACGAACGCACGCCGTCGTTGTGACCGAGTGGACGACAGTGCCCAAGTATTATTGCGACCTGGGTACCCCAAAATACGCGGAGGAGTTTCTCCGCTACCTCAATGGGCGTGGCATCGGCTTGATGGCATACGGCTGGGATTTTACAGGGCCGAAGTTTGGCAGTACTTTCCATGGTTTTCCGCCCCAGATCAGCGCCTTTGAAGGTTTGACATGTGGAGAACCGGGCTTTGGACCCGGCAGGGCAGTCGAGCGATTCTTTCAAGGGCGGCTTCAACCATGA
- a CDS encoding class I SAM-dependent methyltransferase, protein MSDEKKMTSARTSHASIVSMTPSTRDESTQKASSPISLYEKMGERTTQPFAIHILDALQPILNLDLIDIAAGTGGLALVAAERGARVLATDVSAPMIDRIRERLGPGQRGRAEIMDFSTLNLRDASYDIAVSNFGVLAFSKWRLGLAEMIRVTRHGGRINLSMWTQRDDCSPAHLMKRVFSTLFPVRVLWPADMFPVFTEEALRADVRAAGCSDVQVEVVTADWSPFSSVDVVSECHPMFKGFPGYATLTPIEAEKLHAALQDAFQSYAGEDGVIRLPTRAFVVTGRRL, encoded by the coding sequence ATGAGCGATGAAAAGAAGATGACCTCCGCGAGGACGAGTCACGCCTCTATCGTCAGTATGACACCGAGCACTCGAGACGAGTCTACTCAAAAGGCAAGCAGCCCCATAAGCCTCTATGAGAAGATGGGCGAGCGAACCACGCAACCCTTTGCCATCCACATCCTCGATGCGTTGCAACCGATCTTAAACCTCGACCTTATAGATATTGCCGCTGGCACCGGTGGATTGGCCCTTGTTGCCGCCGAGCGTGGAGCAAGGGTGCTTGCTACAGACGTGAGCGCGCCCATGATCGACCGAATACGTGAACGTTTGGGCCCAGGCCAACGTGGCCGGGCGGAGATCATGGACTTCAGTACGCTGAACCTGAGGGACGCTAGCTACGACATAGCAGTATCCAATTTTGGGGTGCTCGCGTTCTCGAAGTGGCGGCTTGGCTTAGCCGAGATGATCCGTGTCACGAGGCACGGAGGACGGATCAACCTTTCGATGTGGACCCAAAGGGACGATTGCTCTCCGGCTCACCTTATGAAACGGGTGTTCAGCACTCTGTTTCCCGTCCGGGTTCTTTGGCCTGCCGACATGTTCCCTGTTTTCACGGAAGAAGCACTGCGCGCTGACGTGCGAGCTGCGGGCTGCAGCGACGTCCAGGTCGAGGTTGTGACAGCGGACTGGAGTCCGTTCTCCTCGGTAGACGTCGTAAGTGAATGCCACCCTATGTTCAAGGGCTTTCCAGGCTATGCCACGTTGACCCCTATTGAGGCAGAAAAACTGCACGCTGCGCTACAGGATGCGTTCCAAAGCTATGCCGGAGAGGATGGCGTCATCCGTCTCCCGACAAGAGCTTTCGTTGTCACTGGACGGCGGCTCTGA
- a CDS encoding phytoene desaturase family protein translates to MRSANIIGSGPNGLTAAVTLALAGVQVSVFERNVQPGGAAATGELTLPGFLHDIGSSVFPLGIASPAFRALQLEECGLEWLQPGTPMAHPLDDGSSITLESEVESTLSQFSAHDARNYRLLLGPTIRAWEDLVDDFTRGLLRVPKHPVAMGVFGIPALLPAQVLARLLFRDERARALFAGCAAHSVIPFTKASSSAVALVMLAAGHTTGWPIARGGAVSISRALVNRLTELGGKLYTGVEVTSLTGLPYSDITLFDTSAESMASISGDALSLAFRQRITHFRPGPGIFKIDYALREPIPWRDLACLQAATVHLGGTLAEIARSEHDAFYGRHNERPFVLVTQPSLIDSTRAPLGRHTAWAYCQVPYGSERDMSASIETQIERFAPGFRDVVLDRCAWNTRALGRWNLNLAKGDISGGAMTLKGMLARPTIRGHRTSNARIYLASASTPPGGGVHGMCGYLAASAALADHRQH, encoded by the coding sequence TTGCGTTCGGCCAACATTATAGGCTCCGGCCCTAACGGACTGACAGCAGCCGTGACACTGGCGCTAGCGGGAGTGCAGGTGTCGGTTTTCGAACGCAATGTCCAGCCTGGTGGGGCTGCGGCGACCGGGGAGCTCACCCTTCCTGGCTTCCTCCATGACATCGGTTCAAGCGTTTTTCCACTCGGAATCGCGTCACCGGCCTTTCGCGCGCTGCAACTCGAAGAGTGTGGTCTCGAATGGCTTCAACCGGGTACTCCCATGGCTCACCCTCTCGATGACGGCTCAAGCATTACTCTCGAATCCGAAGTCGAGTCAACCCTCTCGCAGTTCTCAGCACACGACGCTCGAAACTATCGATTGCTACTTGGCCCGACAATCCGTGCGTGGGAGGATTTAGTCGACGATTTTACGCGTGGCTTGTTGCGCGTTCCAAAGCATCCAGTTGCGATGGGCGTCTTCGGTATCCCGGCACTACTTCCTGCACAAGTTTTAGCTCGGCTCCTCTTTCGAGACGAGCGGGCCCGAGCGCTGTTCGCTGGATGCGCTGCACATTCGGTAATTCCCTTCACGAAGGCCTCGAGCTCCGCCGTTGCTCTCGTTATGCTTGCCGCGGGCCACACTACAGGCTGGCCCATCGCACGTGGTGGAGCCGTGAGCATCAGTCGCGCACTCGTCAATCGCCTTACTGAACTCGGCGGTAAGCTGTACACCGGAGTCGAGGTGACTTCGCTTACAGGACTTCCGTACTCCGACATCACACTCTTCGACACGTCAGCCGAGTCTATGGCCAGCATATCGGGGGACGCTCTCTCCTTGGCATTTCGTCAGCGAATAACACATTTTCGTCCCGGTCCCGGCATCTTCAAGATCGATTACGCCTTGCGGGAACCCATTCCATGGCGAGATCTTGCGTGTCTGCAGGCCGCTACAGTACATCTTGGCGGGACGTTGGCTGAGATTGCCCGCTCCGAACATGACGCGTTCTATGGCCGCCACAATGAGCGACCTTTTGTTCTCGTCACGCAACCTAGTCTCATAGATTCAACCCGAGCACCACTTGGCAGACACACGGCGTGGGCATACTGCCAGGTTCCGTATGGGTCAGAGCGAGATATGAGCGCATCTATCGAAACCCAAATTGAGCGTTTTGCGCCCGGTTTCCGCGATGTCGTTCTCGACCGCTGCGCCTGGAATACGAGAGCGTTAGGACGTTGGAACCTGAACTTAGCGAAGGGCGACATATCGGGTGGTGCCATGACGCTGAAAGGGATGCTTGCACGGCCGACCATTCGTGGACACCGAACCTCTAACGCCCGTATCTACCTTGCCAGCGCATCCACCCCTCCAGGTGGTGGCGTGCACGGAATGTGCGGCTATCTCGCAGCGTCGGCAGCACTGGCCGATCATCGGCAACATTGA
- a CDS encoding purine-nucleoside phosphorylase: MYQWIVTSIIVLLSSNSFAEPKSKITVKVMIVSMFGPEGEVWRSHRVLDRLTVVPGLLPADSAVHCGRDGVCQVTTGMGYANAAASISALIYSRQFDLQKTYWLIAGVAGINPARGTLGTAAWAHYLVDFGLQWELDKRDAPAAWPSGYLGINTMSPAEKPQLIYGTEVFKLNDELVNRAFSLSESVKLTDSPSAQKARAVYGYAPANAAPAVVQCDTLSSDTWFSGTHLTERADVWASELTDHHAVACTSQQEDNATFAVLMRAAGEHLVDTNRVAVLRTGSDFDRAPPGGSDASTLLNYQSAGGFEPAVMNLYLAGNTLVQEIARHWSAWRRGVPPR; encoded by the coding sequence ATGTACCAATGGATTGTCACCAGCATAATTGTCTTGCTAAGCTCAAACAGCTTCGCTGAGCCGAAATCCAAAATCACCGTCAAAGTTATGATCGTCTCGATGTTTGGTCCGGAAGGAGAGGTGTGGCGCTCGCACCGGGTGCTAGATAGGCTTACGGTGGTGCCTGGTCTCCTGCCCGCCGACTCAGCTGTACACTGCGGCCGTGATGGGGTGTGTCAGGTCACCACTGGGATGGGTTACGCCAATGCCGCCGCGTCGATTAGTGCCCTTATTTACTCACGGCAATTTGATCTTCAGAAGACTTATTGGCTTATTGCTGGCGTCGCTGGAATAAACCCAGCTCGTGGTACCCTCGGCACTGCCGCCTGGGCACACTACTTGGTAGACTTCGGTCTTCAATGGGAACTGGACAAACGAGATGCTCCAGCTGCCTGGCCAAGTGGATATCTTGGCATCAACACAATGAGCCCAGCTGAGAAGCCTCAGCTAATTTATGGGACAGAGGTGTTTAAACTCAATGACGAGCTGGTGAATCGCGCTTTTTCCCTCTCTGAAAGTGTGAAGCTTACCGACAGCCCTAGCGCTCAGAAAGCACGAGCTGTTTACGGTTATGCTCCTGCTAATGCGGCACCTGCCGTTGTCCAGTGCGATACGCTTTCAAGTGATACCTGGTTTTCTGGAACCCATCTGACTGAACGCGCTGATGTATGGGCATCGGAGTTAACGGACCACCATGCCGTCGCCTGCACCAGTCAGCAAGAGGATAACGCAACCTTTGCGGTTCTGATGCGCGCTGCTGGAGAACACTTGGTGGACACAAACCGTGTGGCTGTGCTCCGCACAGGTTCAGATTTCGATCGAGCTCCTCCCGGCGGAAGTGATGCGAGTACTCTCCTCAATTACCAATCGGCTGGAGGCTTCGAACCCGCAGTCATGAATCTTTACCTCGCAGGCAACACGTTGGTGCAGGAAATTGCGAGACATTGGTCAGCTTGGCGGCGTGGAGTTCCGCCGCGATAG
- a CDS encoding IS110 family transposase, translating into MIFIGCEFHLSFQQIAMLDTECGTTTEHKLMHASGEAERFYRALASPALVAIETVGDDQWFVQLLQRLGHEVWVGDAAQIRASYVRKQKTDRRDAGHILKLLIEGRFPRIWVRGSEMRDHRQSLVHRHKLVQIRTRLKNELQHLMLNQGMQKKQKLWSTEGRAALQALSLDPWADRRRRDLLHLLGILDAQLEQLDEAVKQVALPYPDVQLLLSQPGVVPITALAFVLTIGDVRRFPRGKQVASYLGLIPREHSSGGKQKMGGITKQGSRLMRFLLVEAANIAVRFDPDFRKEYSHRCHQKHFIVAKVAAARKLAIRMYWILRTQKPYPQVLSSRAA; encoded by the coding sequence ATGATCTTCATAGGTTGTGAGTTCCATCTAAGCTTTCAGCAGATTGCCATGCTCGATACTGAGTGTGGTACGACGACGGAGCATAAGCTGATGCACGCGTCAGGTGAAGCGGAGCGATTCTATCGAGCACTGGCATCGCCTGCGCTTGTGGCCATTGAAACGGTCGGCGACGATCAGTGGTTTGTTCAGTTATTGCAGAGACTTGGCCATGAGGTGTGGGTCGGAGATGCGGCCCAGATTCGTGCCAGCTATGTACGGAAGCAGAAGACGGATCGGCGAGATGCCGGACACATTCTGAAGCTCCTGATCGAGGGGCGGTTCCCTCGTATCTGGGTTCGCGGGTCGGAGATGCGGGATCACCGTCAGTCGCTGGTTCACCGCCATAAGCTGGTTCAGATACGGACACGATTGAAGAACGAGCTGCAACATCTCATGCTCAACCAAGGCATGCAGAAGAAGCAGAAGCTCTGGAGCACAGAAGGCCGAGCTGCGCTGCAAGCCTTATCGCTCGATCCCTGGGCAGATCGTCGAAGGCGCGATCTGCTTCATCTGCTCGGCATCCTCGATGCTCAACTCGAACAGCTCGATGAGGCCGTCAAGCAGGTCGCTCTGCCGTATCCTGACGTGCAGCTTCTGTTGAGCCAGCCAGGCGTTGTTCCGATCACTGCCCTGGCATTCGTCTTGACCATCGGTGACGTCCGCCGGTTCCCGCGAGGCAAGCAGGTTGCCAGCTATCTGGGCCTGATCCCTCGAGAGCACTCGTCTGGTGGCAAGCAGAAGATGGGCGGCATCACGAAACAGGGCAGCCGGCTCATGCGGTTTCTTCTGGTCGAGGCAGCCAACATCGCCGTTCGCTTCGATCCCGACTTCCGCAAGGAGTACTCCCACCGCTGTCATCAAAAGCACTTCATCGTCGCCAAGGTAGCTGCCGCACGCAAGCTGGCGATTCGGATGTACTGGATCCTGCGGACTCAAAAGCCGTATCCGCAGGTTCTCTCATCGAGAGCAGCCTGA
- a CDS encoding GlxA family transcriptional regulator, with protein sequence MIFLALPSSSPINVFGPAEVFEVVNADLSELLYDVRIISLEPRGIAPKTYEQFVDEFELPELVPNADTILFAGGHSGPMAFPEHRMKELVEWARLHCAAARRVAGVGSGSLLLAEAGLLRQKKATTHWTYLEHMATRYPEVQVLSDRIYVKDGFCYTAAGGTSAIDLALALVEEDLGTNAAAEAAKHLLLFLRRSSTQPQLSTTLLAQKSSVGSIGNLLVWMADNLDKDLSVSSLARRMAMSPRNFARYFVREVGRTPARHVSELRLEAARRNLADENLSLGDVARVSGFGSVEVFRRLFTKSFGASPGRYRLHLQVGTSLPITQGDDEPLNSERTDVLSLPAYTAQLNTSGSNERTMNSESQTPRSKSVPDDGE encoded by the coding sequence GTGATTTTTCTGGCGCTACCATCAAGCAGCCCAATCAATGTGTTCGGTCCTGCTGAGGTCTTCGAAGTTGTAAATGCGGATCTGTCCGAGCTACTTTACGATGTGCGGATCATTTCTCTGGAGCCTCGAGGAATTGCACCCAAAACTTACGAACAGTTCGTGGATGAATTCGAGTTGCCTGAGCTTGTTCCGAATGCCGACACTATTCTTTTTGCCGGGGGACATTCAGGGCCCATGGCTTTTCCTGAACATAGGATGAAGGAGTTAGTGGAGTGGGCACGGCTGCATTGCGCCGCAGCCCGACGAGTCGCCGGTGTAGGTTCGGGTAGCCTGCTCCTAGCGGAAGCAGGACTACTTCGACAGAAGAAAGCGACAACTCATTGGACGTACCTGGAGCACATGGCGACAAGGTATCCTGAGGTTCAAGTCCTTTCTGATCGCATCTATGTAAAGGATGGCTTCTGCTATACGGCAGCCGGTGGCACTTCTGCGATCGATCTTGCTCTTGCGCTGGTGGAAGAGGACCTAGGAACCAACGCTGCCGCGGAAGCTGCGAAACATTTGCTATTGTTTCTCCGCCGATCAAGTACCCAACCACAATTGAGTACGACATTGCTGGCACAGAAATCCTCCGTCGGTTCGATCGGCAACCTCCTCGTCTGGATGGCGGACAATCTTGACAAAGACTTATCGGTGTCCAGTCTCGCTCGACGAATGGCGATGAGTCCAAGAAATTTCGCTCGGTACTTCGTCCGCGAGGTAGGTAGGACCCCGGCGCGCCATGTAAGCGAGTTACGTTTAGAGGCTGCGCGCCGGAACCTAGCCGATGAAAATCTCAGCTTGGGAGATGTCGCTAGGGTTAGTGGCTTTGGTAGTGTGGAAGTCTTCCGGCGACTCTTTACAAAGAGCTTTGGGGCCTCGCCCGGAAGATATCGTCTTCACCTGCAGGTCGGCACTTCTCTCCCCATCACCCAGGGGGACGACGAACCGCTGAACTCTGAGCGGACCGATGTCTTGAGTCTGCCGGCCTATACAGCTCAGCTCAATACGTCTGGAAGCAACGAGCGGACGATGAACAGTGAAAGTCAGACCCCGAGATCGAAGTCTGTACCTGACGATGGAGAGTAA
- a CDS encoding helix-turn-helix domain-containing protein codes for MMPLNVTLLALPSASLMNIFGPAEVAKHMVLFLRRSGAQPQLSTTLLAQTSAARSISNLLFWIADNLDHDLSVSELAKRVAMSPRNFVRHFTRTVGKTPGRHVTELRLEAACQHLASPSLSLFEVAKASGFGSVEAFRRPFTKTFGIPPGKYRIQSKERGCTEGPPATSNGYRLGWT; via the coding sequence ATGATGCCGCTCAACGTGACTTTGCTTGCGCTACCGTCAGCCAGTCTTATGAACATTTTTGGGCCCGCGGAGGTGGCGAAGCACATGGTGCTCTTCCTCCGCCGGTCGGGTGCTCAACCGCAATTGAGTACCACGCTTTTAGCGCAAACATCAGCTGCTCGGTCGATTAGTAATCTTCTGTTTTGGATTGCGGACAATCTCGACCACGACCTCTCCGTTAGCGAACTCGCAAAACGGGTGGCCATGAGCCCGAGGAATTTCGTGCGACACTTTACCCGCACCGTCGGCAAGACTCCTGGACGCCACGTGACTGAGCTGCGACTCGAGGCTGCGTGTCAACATCTTGCGAGCCCGAGCCTGAGCCTGTTTGAAGTTGCAAAAGCTAGCGGCTTTGGCAGCGTCGAAGCTTTCCGACGCCCATTCACAAAGACCTTTGGCATTCCTCCAGGGAAGTACAGAATTCAATCGAAGGAAAGGGGCTGTACTGAAGGTCCTCCTGCTACCAGCAATGGATATCGACTCGGATGGACTTGA
- a CDS encoding response regulator transcription factor gives MSSGPAKIRVLLVDDHPVVREGVRSMIVGQPDMDVVGEAESGHETLASYEKLRPDVVLLDLRLPDMDGIRVIEELRRQDGIARVIVLTTYSGDVQARRALKAGAVGYLLKASARRELREAIRTVFAGGVCVQAEVALELAQHTGGVQLTPRELEVLHLVALGYSNKLVADHLNIGADTVKAHMTSILAKLKANDRTHAVTIALQRGFLDL, from the coding sequence GTGTCTTCTGGCCCGGCGAAGATTCGCGTTCTGCTTGTGGATGATCATCCCGTAGTACGAGAGGGTGTGCGTTCCATGATCGTCGGCCAGCCGGATATGGACGTTGTTGGGGAGGCGGAGAGTGGCCATGAGACGCTTGCCTCCTACGAAAAGCTTCGCCCGGATGTGGTCCTGCTCGACCTGCGGCTGCCGGACATGGATGGCATCCGGGTGATTGAGGAACTGCGTCGGCAAGACGGCATCGCGCGGGTGATTGTGCTAACGACGTACTCCGGCGATGTGCAAGCCCGGCGGGCGTTGAAGGCAGGAGCGGTGGGTTACTTGTTGAAGGCCTCGGCACGGCGAGAATTGCGTGAGGCGATTCGCACGGTGTTTGCCGGCGGAGTGTGCGTGCAGGCAGAGGTGGCGCTGGAACTCGCTCAGCACACCGGCGGCGTACAGCTTACTCCGCGTGAACTGGAGGTCTTGCACCTAGTTGCCCTCGGCTACTCCAACAAGCTGGTCGCGGACCATCTCAACATCGGCGCGGACACCGTCAAAGCACACATGACGAGTATCTTGGCCAAGCTGAAGGCGAACGACCGTACTCACGCCGTGACGATCGCGCTGCAACGAGGCTTCCTCGACCTTTAG